The sequence ATAATTACTTGTTGTATTGATATTAGTAAACGAACTTAAATTGGCATAAGATGAATAAATGCCTTTATTATAATCACTAATCTCACAATTACTAATATTAATATTGTTACGATAATTATCACTAGCCCCAAATATATAAATTCCATAACTACTTGCTTGATCGGTGCCATCAATTAAATGACCTTGACAATCAATGCTGACATTATCAGTTTGAATCTCAATACAGGTAGCACTACTGCTTAAATCAGTAGTTAAAAAATAATCACCAGGAGTAGAAATTACTTGACAAGTAGAGACGTCAATAGAATAAGAACTAACTATTAGACTCAAAAAAAATAAAAAAAATATCAATAACTTCTTTAACATACTTTTTTAACGTAAAAATAGTTTATAAATATTCTTCATATAGATTAAAGGTTACAAAAATGTGAATTTTTATCTGATTGTTCCTACACAAGTGTAGGACACAACATTTATAAATAATTTTAGTAGTAAAATCATATGGGAATTATTAATTATATTAAAAATACAACGAGATTATTTTTTGGAAAATTTGAGGAAGGATATGAATATCTTAAAGAAAATACTAATTTTTTAGGTGTGTTTTCATTTGGAATGTTTTTATCTGTTTTGACTATGCTTATTAGCGTGCTATATTTAATTAGCACAGATCCAACTTTTGATGCAATTTACAATACTATTGGAAATTTATTTATATTGATTGTTATAGTTGTCGGATTAATTCAATTTTCATTTATATATTTTGGAGTTTTTGGATTATTACATTTATTCTTGAAAGTATTTAAAGCTGAAGGAACATATTTAGAAACAATCAAGTATGT is a genomic window of Candidatus Woesearchaeota archaeon containing:
- a CDS encoding YIP1 family protein; translated protein: MGIINYIKNTTRLFFGKFEEGYEYLKENTNFLGVFSFGMFLSVLTMLISVLYLISTDPTFDAIYNTIGNLFILIVIVVGLIQFSFIYFGVFGLLHLFLKVFKAEGTYLETIKYVIGASTFTLLASLVLTIIPPTFIQKSVIIGAIFGLTLLAILIWGIYVNISILSKVHNITKLKVVYAVSCVFGVLMLFALSYIWYFASTLIRTV